The following are encoded together in the Pan troglodytes isolate AG18354 chromosome 6, NHGRI_mPanTro3-v2.0_pri, whole genome shotgun sequence genome:
- the ACTL6B gene encoding actin-like protein 6B produces MSGGVYGGDEVGALVFDIGSFSVRAGYAGEDCPKADFPTTVGLLAAEEGGGLELEGDKEKKGKIFHIDTNALHVPRDGAEVMSPLKNGMIEDWECFRAILDHTYSKHVKSEPNLHPVLMSEAPWNTRAKREKLTELMFEQYNIPAFFLCKTAVLTAFANGRSTGLVLDSGATHTTAIPVHDGYVLQQGIVKSPLAGDFISMQCRELFQEMAIDIIPPYMIAAKEPVREGAPPNWKKKEKLPQVSKSWHNYMCNEVIQDFQASVLQVSDSPYDEQVAAQMPTVHYEMPNGYNTDYGAERLRIPEGLFDPSNVKGLSGNTMLGVGHVVTTSIGMCDIDIRPGLYGSVIVTGGNTLLQGFTDRLNRELSQKTPPSMRLKLIASNSTMERKFSPWIGGSILASLGTFQQMWISKQEYEEGGKQCVERKCP; encoded by the exons ATGAGCGGGGGCGTCTACGGCGGAG ATGAGGTGGGGGCGCTGGTCTTTGACATTGGCTCCTTCTCAGTCCGCGCTGGGTACGCTGGGGAGGACTGTCCCAAG GCTGACTTCCCCACCACGGTGGGGCTGCTGGCCGCGGAGGAGGGGGGCGGGCTGGAGCTGGAGGGGgacaaagagaagaaagggaagatcTTCCACATCGACACCAATGCCCTGCACGTGCCTCGGGATGGAGCGGAGGTCATGTCGCCCCTCAAGAATGGCATGA TCGAGGACTGGGAGTGCTTCCGAGCCATCCTGGATCACACCTACAGCAAACACGTCAAGTCTGAGCCAAACCTGCACCCAGTGCTCATGTCCGAGGCTCCG TGGAACACACGGGCCAAGCGGGAGAAGCTGACAGAGCTGATGTTCGAGCAGTACaacattcctgccttcttcttaTGCAAGACGGCTGTGCTCACCGC CTTTGCAAACGGGCGGTCCACTGGCCTCGTGCTGGACAGTGGAGCCACCCACACCACGGCCATTCCAGTACATGACGGCTACGTCCTGCAGCAAG GCATCGTCAAGTCCCCTCTGGCAGGGGACTTCATCTCCATGCAGTGCCGGGAGCTGTTCCAGGAGATGGCCATTGACATCATCCCACCTTACATGATTGCAGCCAAG GAGCCTGTCCGGGAGGGTGCCCCCCCAAactggaagaagaaggagaagctACCCCAGGTCTCCAAGTCCTGGCATAACTACATGTGTAAT GAGGTGATCCAGGACTTCCAGGCCTCCGTGCTGCAGGTCTCAGACTCCCCCTACGATGAACA GGTGGCTGCACAAATGCCCACAGTGCACTACGAGATGCCCAATGGCTACAATACAGACTACGGCGCCGAGCGACTCCGCATCCCCGAGGGCCTGTTTGATCCCTCGAACGTCAAG GGCCTGTCGGGGAACACCATGTTGGGTGTGGGCCACGTGGTGACCACCAGCATCGGCATGTGTGACATTGATATTCGCCCG GGCCTGTATGGGAGTGTCATTGTCACCGGCGGGAACACACTGCTGCAAGGCTTCACTGACAGGCTCAATCGAGAGCTTTCCCAGAAGACCCCACCG AGCATGCGACTGAAACTCATTGCCAGCAACAGCACCATGGAGCGCAAGTTCAGCCCCTGGATCGGGGGTTCCATCCTGGCCTCACTG GGCACTTTCCAGCAGATGTGGATCTCCAAGCAGGAATATGAGGAGGGCGGGAAGCAGTGCGTGGAGCGAAAGTGCCCCTGA
- the TFR2 gene encoding transferrin receptor protein 2 isoform X3: protein MERLWGLFQRAQQLSPRSSQTVYQRVEGPRKGHLEEEEEDGEEGAETLAHFCPMELRGPEPLGSRPRQPNLIPWAAAGRRAAPYLVLTALLIFTGAFLLGYVAFRGSCQACGDSVLVVSEDVNYEPDLDFHQGRLYWSDLQAMFLQFLGEGCLEDTIRQTSLRERVAGSAGMAALTQDIRAALSRQKLDHVWTDTHYVGLQFPDPAHPNTLHWVDEAGKVGEQLPLEDPDVYCPYSAIGNVTGELVYAHYGRPKDLQDLRARGVDPVGRLLLVRVGVISFAQKHFRRPRQEDRLRPGIQGNTVTNAQDFGAQGVLIYPEPADFSQDPPKPSLSSQQAVYGHVHLGTGDPYTPGFPSFNQTQFPPVASSGLPSIPVQPISADIASRLLRKLKGPVAPQEWQGSLLGSPYHLGPGPRLRLVVNNHRTSTPINNIFGCIEGRTEPDHYVVIGAQRDAWGPGAAKSAVGTAILLELVRTFSSMVSNGFRPRRSLLFISWDGGDFGSVGSTEWLEGYLSVLHLKAVVYVSLDNAVLGDDKFHAKTSPLLTSLIESVLKQVDSPNHSGQTLYEQVVFTNPSWDAEVIRPLPMDSSAYSFTAFVGVPAVEFSFMEDDQAYPFLHTKEDTYENLHKVLQGRLPAVAQAVAQLAGQLLIRLSHDRLLPLDFGRYGDVVLRHIGNLNEFSGDLKARGLTLQWVYSARGDYIRAAEKLRQEIYSSEERDERLTRMYNVRIMRGLALLPRLECSSMIWAHGNLHLPGSSNPLTSPQPPE, encoded by the exons ATGGAGCGGCTTTGGGGTCTATTCCAGAGAGCG CAACAACTGTCCCCAAGATCCTCTCAGACCGTCTACCAGCGTGTGGAAGGCCCCCGGAAAGGGCacctggaggaggaagaggaagacgggGAGGAGGGGGCGGAGACATTGGCCCACTTCTGCCCCATGGAGCTGAGGGGCCCTGAGCCCCTGGGCTCTAGACCCAGGCAGCCAAATCTCATTCCCTGGGCGGCAGCAGGACGGAGGGCTGCCCCCTACCTGGTCCTGACGGCCCTGCTGATCTTCACTGGGG CCTTCCTACTGGGCTACGTCGCCTTCCGAGGGTCCTGCCAGGCGTGCGGAGACTCTGTGTTGGTGGTCAGTGAGGATGTCAACTATGAGCCTGACCTGGATTTCCACCAGGGCAGACTCTACTGGAGCGACCTCCAGGCCATGTTCCTGCAGttcctgggggaggggtgcctggaGGACACCATCAG GCAAACCAGCCTTCGGGAACGGGTGGCAGGCTCGGCCGGGATGGCCGCTCTGACTCAGGACATTCGCGCGGCGCTCTCCCGCCAGAAGCTGGACCACGTGTGGACCGACACGCACTACGTGGGGCTGCAATTCCCGGACCC GGCTCACCCCAACACCCTGCACTGGGTCGATGAGGCCGGGAAGGTCGGAGAGCAGCTGCCGCTGGAGGACCCTGACGTCTACTGCCCCTACAGCGCCATCGGCAACGTCACG GGAGAGCTGGTGTACGCCCACTACGGGCGGCCCAAAGACCTGCAGGACCTGCGGGCCAGGGGCGTGGACCCAGTGGGCCGCCTGCTGCTGGTGCGCGTGGGGGTGATCAGCTTCGCCCAGAAG cactttaggaggccaagacaggaggatcgcttgaggccaggaattcaaggcaaCACG GTGACCAATGCTCAGGACTTCGGGGCTCAAGGAGTGCTCATATACCCAGAGCCAGCGGACTTCTCCCAGGACCCACCCAAGCCAAGCCTGTCCAGCCAGCAGGCAGTGTATGGACAT GTGCACCTGGGAACTGGAGACCCCTACACACCTGGCTTCCCTTCCTTCAATCAAACCCAGTTCCCTCCAGTTGCATCATCAGGCCTTCCCAGCATCCCAGTCCAGCCCATCAGTGCAGACATTGCCTCCCGCCTGCTGAG GAAGCTCAAAGGCCCTGTGGCCCCCCAAGAATGGCAGGGGAGCCTCCTAGGCTCCCCTTATCACCTGGGCCCTGGGCCACGACTGCGGCTAGTGGTCAACAATCACAGGACCTCCACCCCCATCAACAACATCTTCGGCTGCATCGAAGGCCGCACAGAGCCAG ATCACTACGTTGTCATCGGGGCCCAGAGGGATGCATGGGGCCCAGGAGCAGCTAAATCCGCTGTGGGGACGGCTATACTCCTGGAGCTGGTGCGGACCTTTTCCTCCATGGTGAGCAACG GCTTCCGGCCCCGCAGAAGTCTCCTCTTCATCAGCTGGGACGGTGGTGACTTTGGAAGCGTGGGCTCCACGGAGTGGCTAGAG GGCTACCTCAGCGTGCTGCACCTCAAAGCTGTAGTGTACGTGAGCCTGGACAACGCAGTGCTGG GGGATGACAAGTTTCATGCCAAGACCAGCCCCCTTCTGACAAGTCTCATTGAGAGTGTCCTGAAGCAG gtgGATTCTCCCAACCACAGTGGGCAGACTCTCTATGAACAGGTGGTGTTCACCAATCCCAGCTGGGATGCTGAGGT GATCCGGCCCCTACCCATGGACAGCAGTGCCTATTCCTTCACGGCCTTTGTGGGAGTCCCTGCCGTCGAGTTCTCCTTTATGGAG GACGACCAGGCCTACCCGTTCCTGCACACAAAGGAGGACACTTATGAGAACCTGCATAAGGTGCTGCAAGGCCGCCTGCCCGCCGTGGCCCAGGCCGTGGCCCAGCTCGCAGGGCAGCTCCTCATCCGGCTCAGCCACGATCGCCTGCTGCCCCTCGACTTCGGCCGCTACGGGGACGTCGTCCTCAGGCACATCGGGAACCTCAACGAGTTCTCTGGGGACCTCAAG gcccGCGGGCTGACCCTGCAGTGGGTGTACTCGGCGCGGGGGGACTACATCCGGGCGGCGGAAAAGCTGCGGCAGGAGATCTACAGCTCGGAGGAGAGAGACGAGCGACTGACACGCATGTACAACGTGCGCATAATGCGG ggtctcgctctgttgcccaggctggagtgcagtagcatgatctgggctcacggcaacctccacctcccgggctcaagcaatcctctcacctcacctcagcctcctgagtag